From Leptospira ryugenii, a single genomic window includes:
- a CDS encoding tetratricopeptide repeat protein, with the protein MCGIVYAEERDFKSTWDEYKKGNYDTVLQITNKWIKEANAEVDPRIFYLYIATENDWKKMRSAVSRFQNSKMKSSPIFWNAIYLYLERALVLGDSEQLVQYGKLFFSEASSHPKATEAMFLYAYGLSDLSNQTEAIKILDEIEKRNPSNRLANAILELREEIKAKK; encoded by the coding sequence TTGTGTGGAATTGTCTATGCCGAAGAACGAGATTTCAAATCAACTTGGGATGAATACAAAAAAGGAAATTACGACACTGTCCTACAAATCACAAACAAATGGATCAAGGAAGCAAATGCTGAGGTTGATCCCCGTATTTTTTATCTCTACATAGCTACCGAGAACGACTGGAAAAAGATGAGATCAGCAGTATCTCGATTCCAGAATTCTAAAATGAAATCATCTCCCATTTTTTGGAACGCAATCTACCTCTACTTAGAAAGAGCTCTCGTTCTTGGGGATTCCGAACAACTTGTCCAATATGGAAAACTATTTTTTTCTGAGGCGAGCTCTCATCCAAAAGCCACTGAAGCAATGTTTTTATATGCATATGGACTATCAGATTTAAGCAATCAAACAGAAGCGATTAAGATATTGGATGAGATTGAAAAACGAAATCCATCCAATCGTTTAGCAAACGCTATTTTGGAACTCCGAGAGGAGATCAAAGCCAAAAAATGA
- a CDS encoding LIC12806 family lipoprotein has protein sequence MKFLIYVIIAFGLSCGLFHKGVPKKGEFCYLLSKPPECIFVDFEEKTLLMEGQWFPLNPRTRLEFTFPLSGQEAELFVTAEHRVDIKIPGQGPDKFYMRKKERFSQFPKSKE, from the coding sequence GTGAAATTTTTGATTTACGTAATCATCGCCTTTGGTCTGTCTTGCGGTCTTTTCCACAAAGGTGTTCCAAAGAAAGGCGAGTTTTGCTACTTACTCAGCAAACCACCAGAATGTATCTTCGTAGACTTTGAAGAGAAAACACTCTTAATGGAAGGCCAATGGTTTCCTCTCAATCCACGCACCAGATTAGAATTTACCTTTCCTCTGTCAGGGCAGGAAGCAGAGTTATTTGTAACAGCGGAGCATCGGGTCGATATTAAAATTCCAGGGCAAGGCCCAGATAAGTTTTACATGCGAAAAAAAGAAAGGTTTAGCCAGTTCCCAAAGTCCAAAGAATAG
- a CDS encoding SufE family protein has product MPKPIEEIQKEVVEEFSDLTDWEEKFQYLIELGEALPSYPEDKKVEEYLVPGCQSRVWLYPKEDSGNLQFLADSDTALTKGLIAILIRVFSDHKPQEIAEASLSFIDEIGLSKFLSISRRNGLNSMVNLLKNYAKNPNV; this is encoded by the coding sequence ATGCCAAAGCCAATCGAAGAGATACAAAAAGAAGTTGTGGAAGAGTTCTCAGATCTTACCGACTGGGAAGAAAAGTTTCAATACCTAATTGAATTGGGAGAAGCATTGCCCAGTTATCCAGAAGACAAGAAGGTCGAAGAGTACTTAGTTCCTGGATGCCAATCTCGTGTTTGGTTATATCCCAAAGAAGATTCTGGGAATTTACAATTTTTAGCGGATAGTGACACCGCATTGACCAAAGGCTTAATCGCTATACTCATTCGCGTGTTTTCTGACCACAAACCGCAAGAAATTGCGGAGGCTTCTCTTTCCTTTATCGATGAAATTGGCTTATCAAAATTCCTTTCCATCTCGCGAAGGAATGGATTGAACTCTATGGTCAATCTGCTGAAAAATTACGCAAAAAATCCAAACGTTTAA
- a CDS encoding serine hydrolase domain-containing protein yields MTKFLLCLIPIFLLSCGKDLSPYGGAPEVKPLPPRLKSEWPNPDWKETKPETVGVSSEKLKLVDEYAFERTGDDTDRKGRRTDALLIIRNGKIIFEKYARNFDKDKLHLTWSVSKSILQALVGVSIKNELLKLDDPGYYHYEPLSKDESHKKISIRHLLNMSSGLDAEEGYESGPLKSSVIAMLYTRGRKDMGEFCSNLPMRSEPGTNVYYSSCDTNILSAILKKIHGREAYDELPYKTLFEPLGIKNATFEQDASGTFVGSSYLYLNARDLAKIGYLYLNDGVWNGNRILPEGWVQFTRTPAPGYKTTPYSDDLAKDNYTSHWYANTGVPERGVPDPWPDAPKDTFAAFGHWGQMLIVIPSLDIVVVRYGDDREKKFIKNDFLKLIKEAVIR; encoded by the coding sequence ATGACCAAATTCTTACTTTGTCTGATCCCTATTTTCCTTTTGTCTTGTGGTAAGGACCTAAGTCCTTACGGTGGGGCACCAGAAGTCAAACCTCTCCCTCCGCGATTGAAATCCGAATGGCCAAATCCTGACTGGAAAGAAACAAAACCCGAAACAGTCGGAGTATCTTCAGAAAAACTTAAGTTAGTTGATGAATACGCCTTTGAGAGAACAGGTGATGACACCGATAGAAAAGGTCGAAGGACAGATGCTTTACTGATCATCCGCAATGGAAAGATCATCTTTGAAAAATATGCAAGAAATTTTGACAAAGATAAGCTTCACCTAACCTGGTCGGTTTCAAAGAGTATATTACAAGCTTTAGTGGGAGTCAGTATAAAAAATGAACTATTGAAATTGGATGATCCAGGCTATTATCACTACGAACCTTTGAGTAAAGATGAGTCACACAAGAAAATAAGCATTCGACATTTATTGAATATGTCCTCAGGTCTTGATGCGGAAGAAGGCTATGAAAGTGGCCCCTTAAAATCAAGTGTGATTGCAATGTTATATACTCGAGGGAGAAAGGATATGGGAGAGTTTTGTAGCAATCTCCCAATGCGATCAGAACCAGGCACAAATGTTTACTATTCAAGCTGTGATACGAACATATTGTCCGCTATCCTAAAAAAAATCCATGGCCGAGAGGCTTATGATGAATTGCCTTACAAGACTCTTTTTGAACCTCTTGGGATCAAAAATGCCACCTTTGAACAGGATGCTTCTGGAACTTTTGTTGGCTCTTCCTACCTCTATCTGAATGCGAGAGATCTAGCAAAGATTGGGTATTTGTATTTGAATGATGGTGTATGGAACGGCAATCGCATACTTCCGGAAGGATGGGTTCAATTTACACGGACTCCTGCTCCTGGGTATAAAACAACTCCCTATTCCGATGATTTAGCAAAAGACAATTACACCTCTCATTGGTATGCAAACACTGGTGTACCGGAAAGGGGTGTACCTGATCCATGGCCTGATGCACCAAAAGATACATTTGCAGCCTTTGGACATTGGGGGCAAATGCTAATCGTCATTCCGAGTTTGGATATCGTTGTTGTACGTTATGGCGATGACCGAGAAAAGAAATTTATCAAGAATGATTTTTTGAAATTAATAAAAGAAGCGGTGATTCGATAA
- a CDS encoding energy transducer TonB yields MRQLFFDFEIPEKEEGENRLLYSAAFVVLIASLVLGHLITRNMLWKMFSEESSETFLSEQEKEKIYEVLVEQQFINPEKKDEYKALSDRDSAGGGGLTEKQGFHTLSPFREFIYGSASAQPSKAQPKSEQTKEDDLFEIGIFKADPVSKQTTEESTNQNASAGQMTKIPFNYRFQQDFLFRWDGAKALTIPTKQYAGYHYFKNMLRRIEESFAPPGGGNYAYRDMAGIVAREGIKPGVAKVQFLLSEGGQVLDVKLVGSQGQTVVDQSCMDSIRGQNFGPVPEEVKAKGLIFGINFIFPDIYR; encoded by the coding sequence ATGCGCCAACTCTTTTTTGATTTTGAAATTCCTGAAAAGGAAGAAGGTGAAAATCGCCTTCTATACTCAGCTGCATTCGTTGTATTGATTGCTTCTTTAGTTTTGGGTCATCTCATCACTAGAAATATGTTATGGAAGATGTTCAGCGAAGAGTCGAGTGAGACTTTTTTAAGCGAACAAGAAAAAGAAAAAATTTATGAAGTTTTGGTAGAGCAACAATTTATTAACCCAGAAAAGAAAGATGAGTACAAAGCACTTTCTGATCGAGATTCTGCTGGGGGTGGGGGGCTCACCGAAAAACAAGGTTTTCATACTCTTAGTCCGTTCCGAGAATTCATCTATGGTAGTGCGAGTGCACAACCTTCCAAAGCGCAACCAAAGTCAGAACAAACTAAAGAAGATGATCTATTTGAAATTGGTATCTTTAAAGCAGATCCTGTCTCTAAACAAACCACGGAAGAGAGTACAAACCAAAATGCTTCCGCAGGACAAATGACCAAAATACCATTTAACTACCGTTTTCAGCAGGATTTTCTTTTCCGTTGGGATGGTGCCAAAGCTTTAACGATCCCCACCAAACAATATGCAGGTTATCATTACTTTAAAAATATGCTCCGGAGGATTGAAGAGTCTTTCGCACCTCCAGGCGGAGGGAATTACGCCTATCGGGATATGGCAGGGATTGTCGCAAGGGAAGGTATAAAGCCTGGCGTAGCAAAAGTGCAATTTTTATTAAGCGAGGGTGGGCAGGTCCTAGATGTAAAACTTGTTGGCTCGCAAGGCCAAACCGTTGTGGACCAGTCTTGTATGGATTCTATCCGAGGACAAAACTTTGGTCCTGTGCCAGAGGAAGTGAAAGCCAAAGGTTTGATCTTTGGCATTAACTTTATTTTTCCGGATATCTATCGTTAG
- the ruvB gene encoding Holliday junction branch migration DNA helicase RuvB, whose amino-acid sequence MSFREEIESIGEDEPSLRPTKLSEFIGQREVLSNLSVYIEAAKKRQSPLDHVLISGPPGLGKTTLAQIIANELSVAFTPTSAPAISKGADLVRFLTLLKTNEVFFVDEIHGFVKKQEELLYPAMENYFVDLVVGEGITANAVQIQLQAFTLVGATTRSGLVSDPLKSRFGIHLKLDFYSDEEMEIIVDRSAKILNVSLQEGVALEIGKRSRKTPRIANHLLKRVRDFGEVKGETSITKETCLFAFSRMGVDEKGLDAIDRQILKIIIERYNGGPVGIKPIAVVLGEEERTIEDTYEPFLVRIGLIDRTPSGRVATKKAYQHLGLADLMKPGEENAPTLF is encoded by the coding sequence GTGAGTTTTCGGGAAGAAATAGAATCGATTGGTGAGGACGAACCTAGCCTTCGTCCTACAAAATTGTCTGAATTCATTGGACAGAGAGAAGTTTTGTCCAACCTTTCCGTCTACATAGAGGCAGCTAAAAAACGACAAAGCCCTCTCGACCATGTATTGATTTCGGGGCCCCCAGGCCTCGGAAAGACTACACTGGCACAAATCATTGCCAACGAATTGTCGGTAGCCTTCACCCCAACATCAGCTCCTGCGATTTCAAAAGGTGCTGATTTGGTTCGGTTTCTCACCTTACTCAAAACAAACGAAGTTTTCTTTGTCGATGAAATCCACGGATTTGTGAAAAAACAGGAAGAACTTTTATACCCAGCTATGGAGAATTACTTTGTCGATTTGGTCGTGGGTGAGGGTATCACGGCAAACGCAGTCCAAATCCAATTGCAAGCGTTTACGCTAGTTGGAGCTACAACTCGTTCGGGTCTTGTTAGCGATCCTTTAAAGTCAAGATTTGGAATCCACCTTAAACTAGATTTTTATTCAGATGAAGAAATGGAAATCATCGTAGATCGATCTGCAAAGATCTTAAATGTTTCTTTGCAAGAAGGTGTTGCATTAGAAATCGGAAAGCGTAGTAGAAAGACTCCGCGTATTGCAAACCACCTCCTAAAGCGTGTTAGAGACTTTGGTGAAGTGAAAGGGGAGACTTCAATTACCAAAGAAACTTGTCTTTTTGCCTTCAGCAGAATGGGGGTAGATGAGAAAGGTTTAGATGCCATTGACCGCCAAATTTTAAAGATCATCATAGAGAGATACAATGGAGGACCAGTTGGCATTAAACCCATTGCCGTTGTATTAGGAGAAGAAGAACGAACCATCGAAGATACTTATGAACCATTTTTGGTTCGCATTGGTTTGATTGATCGGACTCCATCAGGTAGAGTCGCCACCAAAAAAGCATACCAACACCTAGGCTTGGCAGATTTGATGAAACCTGGAGAAGAGAATGCGCCAACTCTTTTTTGA
- a CDS encoding trypsin-like peptidase domain-containing protein translates to MNQAKTNPLKYIAIASSFLLLGTFLSPILTCGDSQSNNPLQLKADSTDKLSPAQLQAVTLEDAFQEVFEKASPSVVSIATERRVNRRQGFPSTGDPFFDHLFGRQGLGGGKVIQEIQNGLGSGIILNDEGYILTNHHVIDGMDKLTVKLRNKNKYNAKLIGTDATIDVALLKIEAPKSELVPIRIGNSDKVKVGNWAIAIGAPLGLEYSFTVGVVSAVQRGGIDESGLAYIQTDTAINQGNSGGPLLNIKGEVIGINRMILSQSGGSEGIGLTIPINEAKRVAEQLKTDGRVSRPWIGVSLSPINKEIADQLGLSSTEGAVVVERLGNSPAAKAGLRPSDVIIEIDGKPIKSPSDVQAVIASSKIGKRIEIKIIRNKNEVLTTITPEQKPN, encoded by the coding sequence ATGAACCAAGCAAAAACAAACCCATTAAAATACATTGCGATCGCATCTTCTTTTCTTTTGTTGGGTACATTCCTTTCTCCCATCCTAACTTGCGGAGATTCTCAATCCAACAATCCTTTGCAACTAAAGGCAGACTCTACAGATAAACTTTCCCCTGCACAACTGCAGGCTGTAACCTTAGAAGACGCCTTCCAAGAAGTGTTCGAGAAAGCTTCTCCAAGTGTTGTTTCCATCGCAACAGAAAGAAGAGTGAACCGTAGACAAGGCTTTCCAAGCACAGGAGATCCATTCTTTGACCACCTATTCGGAAGACAAGGATTAGGCGGTGGAAAGGTGATCCAAGAAATCCAAAATGGTCTCGGTTCAGGAATCATTCTGAATGATGAAGGATATATCCTTACCAACCACCATGTGATCGATGGAATGGACAAACTCACAGTCAAGTTGAGAAACAAAAACAAATACAATGCTAAATTGATCGGAACCGACGCAACAATTGACGTAGCCCTTTTAAAAATAGAAGCTCCTAAATCGGAGCTTGTTCCCATCAGAATCGGCAATTCGGATAAAGTAAAGGTTGGGAATTGGGCCATTGCGATTGGGGCTCCACTAGGTCTGGAATATTCCTTTACCGTTGGAGTTGTGTCAGCTGTACAAAGAGGTGGAATTGACGAGTCTGGCCTTGCCTATATACAGACCGACACAGCCATCAACCAAGGAAATAGTGGTGGGCCTTTATTGAATATCAAAGGCGAGGTCATAGGGATCAACCGAATGATCCTCTCCCAGTCTGGTGGATCAGAGGGCATTGGTTTAACCATTCCCATCAATGAAGCGAAAAGGGTGGCAGAACAATTAAAGACAGATGGCCGAGTTTCGCGTCCTTGGATCGGTGTTTCCTTATCGCCCATCAACAAAGAAATCGCAGACCAATTGGGACTCAGTTCAACAGAAGGTGCAGTCGTAGTTGAGCGCCTTGGAAATTCTCCGGCTGCCAAAGCGGGGCTTAGACCTTCTGATGTCATCATTGAAATTGATGGAAAACCAATCAAATCCCCGAGCGATGTCCAAGCAGTGATTGCATCCTCAAAAATTGGGAAGCGGATCGAGATAAAAATCATCCGAAATAAAAATGAAGTATTGACTACCATCACTCCAGAGCAGAAACCAAATTGA
- a CDS encoding DJ-1 family glyoxalase III, whose amino-acid sequence MSKSVLIPLAPGFEEMEGMILTDVFRRGGLKVTTASTVDGPILASRKTTHLADKKISELLGETFDLIALPGGLEGTKNLMQSDLLKEMLLVQNKEKKEIAAICAAPNVLREWNIIAEGMPFTCFPTSKNLSSGGTYLEDRIVSVGHIHTSVGPGSAFEFALFLLERLVGEEIKSQVQNGLLLPK is encoded by the coding sequence ATGTCAAAATCTGTATTGATCCCCTTGGCTCCTGGCTTCGAAGAAATGGAAGGAATGATCCTTACCGATGTCTTCCGGCGCGGAGGATTAAAAGTGACCACTGCTTCCACAGTAGATGGGCCGATCCTTGCTTCAAGAAAAACCACTCACCTTGCTGACAAAAAAATCTCTGAACTTTTAGGAGAAACTTTCGATTTAATTGCCCTCCCAGGTGGTTTAGAGGGAACCAAAAATTTAATGCAAAGTGATCTGCTGAAAGAGATGCTTTTAGTGCAAAACAAAGAAAAGAAGGAGATTGCTGCCATCTGTGCTGCCCCAAATGTACTCCGAGAATGGAACATCATCGCCGAAGGGATGCCCTTCACATGTTTTCCCACTAGCAAAAACCTATCTTCAGGGGGCACCTACCTAGAAGATCGCATCGTTTCTGTTGGGCACATCCATACAAGTGTTGGGCCTGGTTCCGCTTTTGAGTTTGCTTTGTTTTTATTGGAAAGACTTGTTGGGGAAGAAATCAAATCGCAGGTCCAGAACGGACTGCTCTTGCCAAAATAG
- a CDS encoding STAS domain-containing protein: MLIHEKIVDTIPVVSIEGEVDLYNAKELKDLLDQKIKGQQYEIVINLEKVPFMDSSGIGTLVTAMYKLKKYHGNLKVCNVHGSVAKVFKLTGMESHLQVLDSEQDAIKSLIAERGQHGSPPNT; this comes from the coding sequence ATGTTAATTCACGAAAAGATTGTCGATACCATCCCTGTTGTCTCCATTGAAGGAGAAGTGGATCTCTACAATGCAAAAGAACTGAAAGATCTTTTAGACCAAAAGATAAAAGGCCAGCAGTATGAAATCGTCATCAATCTCGAAAAGGTTCCGTTTATGGATTCCTCTGGTATCGGAACACTCGTAACAGCTATGTATAAGCTAAAAAAATACCATGGTAACTTGAAGGTATGTAACGTACATGGAAGTGTTGCGAAAGTATTCAAACTTACCGGTATGGAAAGCCATCTCCAGGTTCTAGATAGCGAGCAAGATGCTATCAAAAGTTTGATCGCCGAACGCGGACAACACGGCAGTCCACCAAACACTTAG
- a CDS encoding carboxyl transferase domain-containing protein: METLISKINRESEEFKQNRLTFLEVAVPIRNTLAKIKLGGGEKAKEKQKARGKLTARERIANLIDPGTEFFEIAPFAAEGVYADPVPGAGIVTGIGKVQGIECMIVANDATVKGGTYYPLTVKKHLRAQEIALSNELPCIYLVDSGGAFLPMQDEVFPDKEHFGRIFFNQAQMSARGISQIAVVMGSCTAGGAYIPAMSDESIIVKGNGTIFLGGPPLVKAATGEVVSPEELGGADVHCRISGVTDHYAEDDLHALEITRSIVQNLNRKPKSLPKEVRPPLYPADEIYGIIQRDPKKSYDVREIIARLVDASLFHEFKKLYGTTLVCGFAEIFGYPVGIIANNGVLFSESALKAAHFIQLCDQRRTPLLFLQNITGFMVGKKYENSGIARDGAKMVNAVSTATVPKLTLVTGGSYGAGNYGMCGRAFAPEFLWMWPQAKISVMGGEQAANVLWTVKSEPWEKEGRVPTKEEESQFKDPILSDYEKKSSSVYSSARLWDDGIIDPCDTRTVLARALSILNAKETSRKPFGIFRM, encoded by the coding sequence ATGGAAACATTAATCTCAAAAATCAACCGTGAGAGCGAAGAGTTTAAACAAAATCGTCTAACATTCCTAGAAGTTGCCGTTCCCATTCGAAATACGCTCGCCAAAATTAAGCTAGGTGGTGGAGAAAAAGCGAAAGAAAAACAAAAGGCTAGAGGAAAATTAACCGCTAGAGAACGTATCGCAAATCTCATTGATCCTGGCACTGAGTTTTTTGAGATTGCTCCCTTTGCAGCGGAAGGTGTATACGCAGATCCTGTGCCAGGTGCAGGCATAGTGACTGGTATCGGAAAGGTGCAGGGCATCGAGTGCATGATAGTTGCCAATGATGCGACCGTAAAAGGTGGAACTTACTATCCACTCACGGTAAAGAAACATTTAAGAGCCCAAGAGATTGCCCTTTCCAATGAACTGCCTTGTATATATCTTGTAGATTCTGGTGGCGCTTTTTTGCCAATGCAAGATGAGGTTTTTCCCGACAAGGAACACTTTGGACGCATATTCTTTAACCAAGCACAGATGAGTGCGAGAGGCATTAGCCAGATAGCTGTTGTTATGGGTTCATGTACGGCAGGTGGTGCGTACATTCCGGCTATGTCAGATGAGTCCATCATTGTAAAAGGAAACGGAACCATTTTTTTAGGTGGTCCTCCTCTCGTGAAAGCCGCAACAGGAGAGGTTGTAAGTCCAGAAGAGTTAGGTGGTGCCGATGTCCATTGTAGAATCTCTGGTGTAACAGATCACTATGCAGAAGATGACCTCCATGCATTAGAAATCACTCGCTCCATAGTACAAAATCTCAACCGAAAGCCTAAATCATTGCCCAAAGAAGTACGTCCTCCTTTGTATCCTGCGGACGAAATATACGGTATCATACAGAGAGACCCAAAAAAATCCTACGATGTTCGGGAGATCATTGCCCGTTTGGTGGATGCCTCTCTCTTCCATGAATTCAAAAAACTGTATGGAACAACTTTAGTCTGCGGTTTTGCTGAAATCTTTGGCTATCCTGTAGGGATCATCGCAAACAACGGAGTCTTATTCTCTGAGAGCGCCTTAAAAGCGGCCCACTTTATACAACTATGTGACCAAAGAAGAACGCCGTTACTTTTTCTGCAAAACATCACCGGCTTTATGGTAGGGAAAAAGTATGAAAATTCGGGCATCGCAAGAGATGGAGCCAAGATGGTGAACGCTGTTTCGACTGCCACAGTCCCAAAATTAACTCTCGTTACGGGGGGTTCCTACGGAGCGGGAAACTATGGAATGTGTGGACGAGCTTTTGCGCCTGAATTCTTATGGATGTGGCCACAAGCGAAAATATCAGTCATGGGCGGGGAACAGGCAGCCAATGTACTTTGGACCGTAAAGTCAGAGCCCTGGGAGAAAGAAGGTAGAGTCCCAACAAAGGAAGAAGAAAGTCAGTTCAAGGATCCTATCCTCTCGGACTACGAAAAAAAATCATCTTCCGTTTACAGTTCGGCACGTCTATGGGATGACGGAATCATAGATCCCTGTGACACTCGGACAGTTTTGGCAAGAGCCTTGTCGATCCTGAATGCGAAAGAAACATCCAGAAAACCTTTTGGTATTTTTAGGATGTAG
- a CDS encoding alpha/beta fold hydrolase codes for MSPSLQKHINSGKFVEVEGIKLFYSEVGEGSETILLLHGFFTTSYHFRNVAELLSHKYKVISLDWAGVGLSEKPSSPLSHRLQAFYLHQVAESLVGDKKIHIVTHDYALPIVAFFSKEHPERIKSLTILNGFLNLPKFRYYSPINILKIPLLGDLLSYCFRPPILKILVHLFLTKKGYRVSAEWEKDTFTLLFHGKNRKQTLEFIRNVDRSSHTLRDVEEGLKSMVGLRQVIIGEEDYRISPYQTEFIKETLRTSAHAVVPSGHLSMEECPELISQKIEYLVDTYGRNKTKTFQFKRKDNQEEE; via the coding sequence GTGAGTCCTAGTTTACAAAAGCATATCAACTCTGGGAAATTTGTAGAGGTGGAGGGCATCAAACTCTTCTATTCTGAAGTAGGCGAGGGCAGTGAAACCATCCTCCTTCTACATGGATTTTTTACGACCTCTTATCATTTTAGAAATGTTGCTGAACTTCTTTCCCATAAATATAAAGTGATCTCTTTGGATTGGGCGGGAGTAGGACTCAGTGAAAAGCCTAGTTCACCTCTATCCCACCGATTGCAGGCATTTTATTTACACCAGGTAGCTGAGTCTTTGGTCGGTGATAAAAAAATCCACATCGTCACTCACGATTACGCATTGCCTATTGTTGCTTTTTTTTCCAAAGAACATCCAGAAAGGATCAAATCACTAACGATCTTAAACGGTTTCTTAAATTTACCAAAATTTCGTTATTATTCCCCGATCAATATTCTAAAGATACCTCTGTTAGGTGATCTGCTATCTTATTGTTTTAGACCTCCCATATTGAAGATATTAGTGCACCTCTTTCTAACCAAAAAAGGCTACCGTGTTTCCGCAGAATGGGAAAAAGATACCTTTACCTTGTTATTTCATGGCAAAAATAGAAAGCAGACTTTGGAATTCATACGAAATGTTGACCGTTCCAGCCATACCCTCCGAGACGTAGAAGAGGGCTTGAAATCAATGGTTGGCTTACGGCAAGTAATTATTGGAGAAGAAGACTATCGGATTTCTCCCTACCAGACAGAATTCATTAAAGAAACTCTTCGCACAAGTGCACATGCTGTCGTTCCTTCTGGCCACCTATCCATGGAAGAATGCCCAGAACTCATTTCCCAAAAGATCGAATATTTAGTGGATACCTATGGTCGAAATAAAACCAAAACCTTTCAATTCAAACGAAAGGACAACCAAGAAGAAGAATGA
- a CDS encoding glucose-1-phosphate thymidylyltransferase, which translates to MATIQNILIDETNRPPILEPISRFHSFCEWNLAGMNLLERIKAKNPKANIYYRSKDTTFDTLLFQRYEFLLPYDGREIEEVHTADSFFPWDLQRSVTTLIEDNLSSNKNWKKYRDKFKTKSSGFHVIGKEKHLYIHPSSFVYPGVVIDTSNGPILIDENVKISPFSFLEGPLYIGKESRIDNAKIGGGTLIGQNCRVGGEVENSIILDYSNKHHEGFLGHSFVSSWVNIGALATTSDLKNNYGIVKLQYENIEANTGTIKFGSMIGPFSKIAIGVMMNTGSVIDIGSNLLDNRVSSYQKPFTWISKGKTYRLEEFIQDTKKIMARRSINLSEAEEMYLRSLYARLMEKSSES; encoded by the coding sequence ATGGCAACTATCCAAAATATTCTGATCGATGAGACAAATCGCCCACCGATTCTTGAGCCTATTTCTAGGTTTCACTCCTTTTGCGAATGGAACCTCGCGGGAATGAATCTCTTAGAAAGGATAAAAGCTAAAAACCCCAAGGCAAATATTTACTACCGAAGTAAGGATACTACTTTTGATACCTTGTTGTTCCAAAGGTATGAATTTCTTTTGCCTTATGATGGAAGAGAAATCGAGGAAGTTCACACAGCAGATTCATTTTTTCCGTGGGATCTGCAACGAAGTGTGACAACCTTAATAGAAGACAATCTGAGCTCTAATAAGAATTGGAAAAAATATCGAGACAAATTCAAAACAAAATCTTCCGGTTTCCACGTAATTGGAAAAGAAAAACATCTCTACATTCATCCGAGTTCCTTTGTTTATCCTGGTGTTGTCATTGATACTTCGAATGGTCCGATTTTGATCGATGAAAATGTAAAGATTAGCCCTTTCAGTTTTTTGGAGGGACCATTGTATATCGGAAAGGAATCTCGAATAGACAATGCAAAAATTGGTGGTGGGACTCTCATAGGCCAAAATTGTCGAGTTGGAGGGGAGGTTGAAAATTCTATTATATTAGATTATTCTAATAAACACCACGAGGGATTTCTAGGCCATTCCTTTGTCTCATCTTGGGTGAATATAGGTGCTTTGGCAACTACATCGGATTTGAAAAACAATTACGGTATTGTGAAGCTACAATATGAAAATATAGAAGCAAACACTGGTACTATTAAATTTGGATCGATGATAGGCCCTTTTTCTAAAATTGCCATAGGCGTGATGATGAACACGGGATCTGTCATTGACATAGGCAGCAATCTACTCGACAATCGAGTAAGCTCCTACCAAAAACCGTTCACATGGATCTCTAAGGGAAAGACATATCGCTTAGAAGAGTTTATCCAAGATACAAAAAAGATCATGGCCAGACGAAGCATCAACCTCTCTGAAGCAGAGGAGATGTATTTGAGATCCTTATATGCTAGATTAATGGAAAAATCAAGTGAGTCCTAG